In the genome of Odontesthes bonariensis isolate fOdoBon6 chromosome 20, fOdoBon6.hap1, whole genome shotgun sequence, the window gtgtgtgtgtgtgtgtgtgtgtgtgtttgtaagaCCCATCCCCCAATCCCCAGAAGCAGAAACATTAACAGGGAAATTTATGGACTGAAATACTGTGGAAGTCTCCTGCTGGGTCATGAAAGCAAGTTGAAAACCTTTCCCTCGTGCAACAGGCTTATCAGTGATACGACAGTGATAATTACAACTATGTTCTTCAGGAATACTGACGATAAAATGCCAGACAGTCCATTGTAGCCTGTAATGACAGgagaaaaatttaatttaagaaGGGTGCGAAATTAAACTACAATGTGTCAAAAAGAACACATTTCCAGATATACATTGCTTTATGATCTGGAAAAGGTGACATTTTTAGATTGATTGTGTCAGATTTTTCAAACATTAAAATTGATTCTTGGTTTTATAGAGGAAAATGCATGGCATTTTTACAGTCAATTTGGCAGTTCTTAGTACTTGTTTTTAACAAGTTCAGGGGTGTTAATGGTCTGCAAAAATGCTCAGATAGTAACAATTATCATCCACTTAGAGCCCTTCATTTTATTGGCTGGTGTCAAATTCCTTGTGGTGCCTGATCCATGCGAAACAAAAAGTTAAGGCTTGTATCTCCATATGTTACGTAACTGCAACAATAAAACACTAGTTCCCATTGCAGGCATAGCCAGTTTGAATTTTTTGGAACGTAAAGAAGCGTTGTGGAAGAAGGGTTGGAAAGTccaggtgtaaaaaaaaaaaaaagacttaaggTGCTGGAGCATAATGTGTAAAAACTAGCAGACATTTTCCAAGATGACAAATAAGCGCAGAAGTGGTTACTTGACGTAAAGATGTTAAAGATGTAAAGATACAGTCATGGTGTTgctgtttgaaaataaataaataaataattcacacaaaatctttaaaaaaaatttaaagcaACCTATTTTTGTgtagaaaaataaatcatttaccAATTGTTTTTGTTGCCCTtgagcagcaaataaacagatCATCTGCTTACACTGATGATTAACCTGAAATTAGTCACGAGGAATCTGATTGGTGAGAGGATGGGTGGAGTACCAGTTTTAACTACAAACAAAATGTCCTTAAGTAGCCTGGAAAACTATTCcagaagactacttaaagaaattacaagaCAGTTTTTTAAATACGGTTCAGAATATATTTCATAATAAAGGTACTCATTTCTAAACATTCACTTTCAAACTCGGTAGAAGTGTACAAACTCTAATGTTTCAATAAACTGCTTagcttatttcctgttttcctgaggatatatatagatatatatttatatctatattagatatatatttatatctatatagatatatattcaAATAAGAGGTGGCTTCAGACTTATTGCACAGCATTGTAGGCTTATGATAAGATTTCACATAAGATTCACATTGCACGTAAGTAAAAGTGTTGCATTAGCCTACTACTTTATTGTCAATGGCTAAATGATTACGTAAAGTAGTTCAATCAGTATTTCACTGGCTCAGGAGAACTCAGAGACCTTTGTGCTATTGTGACTTTAAATCAAATCCTCTCCGGCAGATAACGACACAGTAATTATTAGTtgacatcttttctttttctctttactTAGCACTGGACAAGGTAATGAACGTCACCAAGACCTAATGTACCAAATTAAAGGACTGTTTGTGCTGTGAACATGTTGTTCAGGACTGAATTTGGCATGAGAGCCATGAATCTGGGTACCAGGCAGAGACACATTAGTAGCTTTTAAATTGGTTCTACCCACTTGTTGCATTGCTAGAAAGAAATTGGGGACTCAAATGCTTTTGCAATGAACGTTAAGGATGGAATGACCCTCCCGTGTAACAAAATGTTCCTCGTGTGGAGCTGTTTCCGTGCCTTCGCCCCTACTTCCGGTTTCTTCGGACCAGCTGGTCCACCGCGTCAGTTCGCGTCCATCATGCAGGAACTTTGAAAACTTGCATCATCCAGTACTGACACACACATCAGTGTGGACGCGACCTGCGAAGAAGTAAAACCACAGGTTATGTAAATGTTAAAGCCGAAAGCGCCTCCTCCCGCTTCAGCggcgccgagccgagccgagccgagccgagccccGGTGACCAGCGTCTGAAGTTCACTTTAAAAAGCACCCGGAGGACTTTGTGGAGTTTATCTGTCCGCCGGGGTCGTGCAGCGGAGCAGAGGCAGGGCAGCATCCAGTTACATGGTTACCCCGGTTACAGGGTGTTTCTGGACAAAGCGTACAAAGTGCAAGGTCCTCTCAGAGGAAAGATATGAAGCTGTGAGGAGCTTCGCCGCCTGTTTAATCACCGCAGAGAACTTATATGTGCCTTTCTAACGCGCTTATTTTTCGTTGATATTTTGagagggtgttttttttttgcccccaaAATGTCGTGCCTTTTATTAGGAGTCATACGAAGGTAGGTGTTCATCACGTCTCGTTCGTTTTGTTGTAAACTGAAATACTCCTGAGGACAGGTTAGCTATGCTGTGTCAGtgcttttcatcttttttttccactaaaGTTGAACTTCTTCTAGTTTAACAATGCGGAAAAAAAACCGTTGCATTACTTTTTGCCGCGTATTTATCGCctgaaatatttaaaaactGCCCGCTTACGTCAAGAAATCCCTTCCGTTTTGTGTCTCTAATATGAGCCATTTTatcactcctttttttttttaattactagAAACAGTTTGAAATGTTATTGGTCTGTCAGCTGCTTGTTGACTGCAGTCAGAAACCTGTCGGACTTGATTTTCTTTAAACAGGCATTGCATCACATAGTACTGCTGACATACATAATGTAGGATTGCTCTTCTGAACAGTTTGTGTGTTAAAAATGCTATTCTGCATTCCTTCTCTTTACCACTGttaacccccctccccccagaCTTTTTCACAGCCCACAGGAAACTTGGAGTCAAAGTGAGCTCTCACCTGCATTATGTGTGtgcttttctttcttatttgttttaaaaatcaGAAACTTTCAGCATGCATGTAAAAACAGTGAATGCTTAGAGCACGTGTGCTGGCACCAGTGGGGCCTGTGCTCCCGTGCTTTGTTTGCCTTCCTGCCTGTTAATGGCAGCAGCCGTCACTGAATGTCCTGGAGCGTGTTCCGTGTGTTTTTTGCCTGTGCACTCGCCCGTGCAGCACGTGCGCGTGTTCTCTGCAGTGACAAGCCAAAGCTTTAGTAGACTCTGGCCCCCAGTCAAGGCTGTTGACTCGGGTCTCTCAGGGTAGTTGGAGGGGGTGTGTGGGTGTGTCGGTCAGTGGTGGGCGAGGATTGGCCTGCCGACTTGGGGTGTGTGCTTTGAGGGAAAGTTCCTCTGCTGGAAGCTGCCCAAGGGAACCGAACCATCCCTTGGCTGTCTCTGGCGGTCATCAGCATAAATCTTGCAAAATTGGACAAGTCGCAACATTCTTGAACTTATCAGAGATGGGAACCGTGAGCAGAGGCAAAGGCAGGAGAGGATCTTCTGTGTCAAATCAACTGCTGCACGTGACTCAGCAGGAAAATCTCTTTGCTTCTGTTACTTACGCTGAAACTCAATCCAGCTCATCTCCTTCCTTAATCCTAGTCACATTGAGGATGATACTCAGCACCACACCACTTGTTACTGTAATTAGCAGCATGACCGTGCATAATTGATTTACTACGTGTGGCTAAAGGACTGTAGAGTAGACTGAAGAGACTGCTCTAATATCACAGAGGACACGTACAAAGTGTCTTTATTTTTCAGGTTTCTGGGGCAAAGGTCCGTTTGAAGAGCTGGTGtaattatttgttcagcttctCAGTTTCCACTCCATTGATCTCGTCATTGATCTGCTGAGTTAAATGAGTGATTAAATCTTAGGTCAGTAGGTCAAAActgccattttgtttttgtcaaagcCTACCGCTttgatccagatgttttaagggTTGCCTTCACACTCTGTTCAGACGTCCATTGATTCCAGAAAGCCCGATCCTGCCAACTTTGCTGCCCCCACCAAGCTAACCCCAAAGCCCATCTCAAAAAGCTGTTGTGGGAATTTTGGTTCACAGCACGACCAAAGTGTCAAAACCAACATTTCCTCCTGCCTCACCTTTGAGTGCGGAAGCCACAGTTAAGTCATGTGAGCAGCATGCCCACATGCTAAAGTTGGATGATGaacgcacacacacgtacaaaaaaaaaaaagcccccacACCAGAGCTCAGGTCAGCATTTTCATTGTGAGGCTGCGAGTTTAAACACTGCTGACGTCAGTGTTTAAACTCGCAGCCTCACACTGCTGTTGGcatgctcaaaaactctttGTGTCCAATAAAAGCCACATGTTACTTGTGTGTTATTACCACGTTTTTCGCTCGCAGATGGTTTATAACATTCAATTAGTTTATGTATATCAGGGAGGCTCGGGTGCATCGACCCAACGTCGGTGTTGACTACAATCGGCCTTTTGGCAGCGGCCGGTGTACCCGGTCATTGACTTTTCCCTGAAACGGACaaaatttatttacttttaattttgttgagcaaaaaaaaaaaaaaaaaccaacacacCAAGAAGAGAACTATGGGGCAAATGAGTTGGCAAATGTTTATCGAGCTAAAGAGTCTTTTGAAGCAGATTTTATTCTTACTCAAAGGACGTCTTGATGTGAAAGCTTATCATAAAGGTTCTTTTGAGACCGTTTTCATCAAAGAATTTGTGTTCATTCATAGATGGTGTGATGCAGGATTGACATACTTTCAAActattcaatttaaaaaaaaaataaataaataaagtatttatgatatatatttgttttcctgaaataaatgacaaaaacaagcaGTATTGGTTTTTAGCCAAATTCCAGATTAAAAGATTAAGGACGGACATTAAAGCACGATCAATCCCAAAGCTTTTAGTGTTTTATTGTACACCGATTTGCTTCTTCAGCACAAACTGGTCTGTGTTGATGATTAATTGTTCTCACAATGGTAAGAGTAAGTGTTTCAAAGGGAGTTTGAGCCGTGGTGCCGTTCTTTGCTCTCACGTTGACGAGTTACACGCTATCTCCTTTGTAATTGTGAACTCCTCAACCTGCCCACTGCTCATGCCCTTTGTACATTGAGACCACATCTGCGTGTTTATCTGCATGCATTAGGACAATTatgtgtgagtgcatgtgtgcgtgtgtgtgatgCACGTGTAAGGAGACACTCAGTGCTGCCACTTGGAAACCAGGTGCCCGCACTAGATCCGACGACAGTGTTGGCCTTTAAAACGTCAGCCAAAGTGAAAAAGTGTGACTCGTGTTACCTGTGATGTTACTTGGTTGTTACTCAGATGTGTGTTTATGTCTTCTCACGCGAGCACACACAGTAAAACATTATCCACACTGCTTGCAGATGGATAGACGGCAAAGCAGCTACATTTAATGTGCAATTGTTAGAGCACTGCTGGCGACAGGCAGGAAGCCCACACAGGTTTGTGTTGTACCAGTAAGCAGATCAACAGCCCTCTCACTGGCACATACATGTGTAGATTATTTTGCTGACAAACAATGGGCCTCTCTTTATCCAGAGAAGTCATTATGTGTGTCTCAGCTCTCCCTAAAAACCGGCCAAGACATCTCATTCCCACGGCTGCTGAGTGGTTGAGGTGCGCTGCATACCATATGAGCGCCAACTACAAATCCCGGCCAGGCTGCTTCCCGCATGCTACTCTGTTTGTGGTCTTTTTCCACTTTGTTTGTCCAGAAAGGCACAAAAATGGTGGGAAAAAAGACACGCCACCGCTCCTGCCACATACTAACCATGAGAGTAGGCTTTCAGGCCAGAAAAACACATGGTGGacgtcaaaacaaattcaacaaTGCGCTGTGACATTCTTTAAAAGAAAGATTACAGTCCTGCCGGAACGATGGCTTTGTCTTATGTATCTGAGTATCAGAGGAACCTTGTGTGGCAGGTctcgcaggaaaatatctgaaCTGAACGCTGAGGGGAAGACTTTCGTGGTCTTGCAGATCTTTGCATTAAAGTTGCGAGATCTCCTGCCATTGAACAAAGTTGATTTATTTAGTGTAATGTACCGGTTCGACAAGTCGAAGCAATACTGACGCACAGATGGTTAGCTCAAAAAGTGGTTTGTGTTCAGTCATGTATCCTTAAGTCATCAGCAGAGAGTCACGGATTTGTCACCTTCTACTCTCTCAGGCAGGGTGGTGTTGGGGCGAGCGTGGGGGTTCGATCCCTGGCCTCCATCCCCTCACTACCACCGGCGGTGGCTGATTTCGTGAAGGGAGCGGTGGATGAGTGCAAACCCGCCAATGTCCATGTGGTGACCGGCACTCCGGAGGAAACGGCCAACATCCTGGCAGGTCTAGAGAGGGACGGCATGGTGAAGAGGCTTCCCAAATATGAGAACTGGTGAGGGGTGTGCTGTCTAACAGCAAGCCACATTTCAGTGCATTTCGAAAACGTTTTCCTGAGTAACGCTCTGATGGATTCTGTGTTTGGCAGCTGGCTGGCACGGACAGACCCGAAGGACGTGGCTCGGGTGGAGAGTAAGACAGTGATTGTAACCAAGAGCCAGAGAGACACCATCCCCATCCCCGCTGGGGGGGCGAAGAGCCAGCTCGGTAACTGGATGAGCGAGTCTGACTGGCAGAAAGCCAGGCAGGAGCGTTTTCCCAGCTGCATGGCAGGTATGTTGCGATATGGAAAGAAAATCTTCCTTCTTTGTTGCCAGAAAAGAACACACTTTACCTTTGTTTCAGTTTGTCGCAGGATATTTATGTAAAATATAGTGGTGCTGCAAGCTTAAAAAGTTTAAGATCCCCTCCTGGCCTTTTCCAAGATATTTAAAAGTTCCCTACCTCTGGATACAACATCCCTGAAAGTCTTTTCTTAATTCTATTACCATGTATAATGTAAATCCTTGAACTCTAAGGAATTATGTGTTGTTTTCCATGCGTATTAACAGCAGACTTCTAAACCGGTGCCGTCTTAACACTGCTCCGTTTCACCACTCATCCTCTCCACTGATTGTTTATCAGTAGAGCAGCATGTCATGTCGCTTGTATCCTTTTGCATGTAGCAAACACCACAGGAATCGGCTTGTAAAAATGTTTCTTCCTCCGTGTCTCTGGGGAAGAAAAGGTCGCCTACAGCATCTGCAGCTGATATTGTAGGCTATGATACCTTGTGGTCAACATTTGTTAAAGCGCGATAAAGAAATTGATTATGTTTATTCTCTCTGCAGGTCGGACCATGTATGTGATTCCCTTCAGTATGGGTCCTGTAGGCTCCTCTCTGAGTAAATATGGTGTCCAGGTAATGACTGTTGTGACTGAAATACTTCATACTTGAAGGCGTGCAATAATATAATCATCCTGCTGCGCTGCTTGGTTGTTTGGGATTTGCTGTGATTTATTATCGTGGTTTATCATACCTCCTAATTagttgttgttgtattttacGGTTATTGCCCACTGAAAGTCCAACGTTGTAGATCAGGGCCATAAACATCTTGTGTCTCGTCCAGGTGACCGACTCGCCGTACGTTGTGGCCAGTATGGGGATCATGACCCGTATGGGAACTCCTGTTCTGAAGAAACTGTCTGAAGGAGTGGAGTTTGTCCGCTGTCAGCACACTTTGGGACAGCCTTTACCGCTAACGGGTACAGATTCCAAGAGCCCAAATGGCGTTGAAATGGAAATGGATGTGATTTCTTTGACTTTTTATGTGAATGAACCTCCCTTCCTCTTCGTttccctctccagctcctctggTCAATTCCTGGCCCTGTAACCCAGGCAAGGTACTGATATCCCACATTCCAGACACCAGGCAGATCTTGTCCTTCGGCAGTGGTTACGGAGGAAATTCCCTCCTCGGGAAGAAGTGCTTCGCCCTGCGCATCGCCTCCCGCATCGCCAAGGATGAGGGCTGGCTGGCTGAGCACATGTTGGTGAGAATGGAGAATGTTATCTTGAGCTTACTTTCTGCTTTGTCAGTTGTTTTTAGTCACGACTCTCCTCTGTCCTCAGATCCTGGGAATCACCAGCCCTCAGGGGGTGAAGCGTTACGTAGCGGCGGCCTTCCCCAGTGCTTGCGGTAAAACCAACCTGGCCATGATGAAGCCCTCTCTCCCGGGCTGGAAGGTGGAGTGTGTGGGTGACGACATTGCGTGGATGAAGTTTGACAGTAAAGGCGAGTGCAGAGCCCACACTGCTGCTTTGTTGCTGAGCAGACAGCGTTCTAAACGCAGTCCCTCATCTCCCTGTAGGTAAACTCAGGGCCATCAACCCAGAGAACGGATTCTTCGGTGTGGCTCCTGGCACCTCCGTCAAGACCAACCCCTACGCCATGGCTACCATTGCCAGAAACACTGTGTTCACCAATGTTGGCGAGACCAGTGACGGAGGAGTGTGGTGGGAGGGGCTTGACCCCCCTGCTGCAGGCGTCACACTAACAGACTGGCACGGCAATGCCTGGAAGCCAGGTAAAACCAGCCTGGACTTGATTTACTGTGTTCAGTCACCGTGTAAACAGCACCATCTAGTGGTGTAATAGGACAACGCCACTTTTACACACTGGTTGAGATAAAGATCAGACACCCTCCAACCAGATTAATCTGACGTAAATGAACATCAGGGACACAGAGTGAAGATCAAGCCcttattttcttgttttacaCAGGAAGTTCAACAGCTTGCGCCCATCCCAACTCTCGCTTCTGCACCCCCGCGGGTCAGTGTCCCATCATTGACCCGCAGTGGGAGAGCGAGGAGGGTGTTCCCATCGACGCCATCATCTTTGGAGGCAGGAGGCCGGAAGGTTTGTACCGCTTTGGTACAGTACTACACacacgtttcttttttttttctattggaAGAGACATTATTGTTTGCCTCTGTTATGCGACTGATGAGCAGCTTACATGCCTCAGCTGGGATTTGGAACACTCCTGTTTTGTGACACTCTCACGGTTCTTGAGGTTGGAAGGCTTCACTTACCATCACTTTGGTCTTCAGTTCCCTCCACAGACCACTGACCACTTTGGCTGAAGGTTTTGGACTGTGGTCATGTTGGAAGGACCAGTTCTGCCCAAAGCCAATTTTCATATCACTAGCGGGGATAAAAGCTAAATTTGGCATCGATGTTAATCATTTTGGGTCTGTTGATGTTGTCAGGAGTCCCCCTGGTCTATGAGTCCTTCAACTGGCAACACGGAGTGTTTGTTGGAGCTGCAATGAGGTCAGAGgccacagctgctgctgagcaTCAAGGTACAAACTTATATATGATCTCTTTGGTAAATAATTGGCTTTCAGCtctgaaaaaaagacattttttatgAATAATATGATGTTAAAGGCGAGTTACAGGTAGTTCCTCTTCCTAAAGCTTTGTCAGATTTATGaagtatttaattttttctCAGGTAAGATGATCATGCATGACCCCTTCGCCATGCGGCCATTCTTCGGCTACAACTTCGGTGACTACCTCGCTCACTGGCTGAGCATGCAGAGCCGAAAGGCCCCCACTCATCTGCCCAAGATTTTCCACGTCAACTGGTTCAGAAAGAACCCTGCAACCGGCGCCTTCCTCTGGCCCGGGTTTGGAGAAAACGCCCGGGTGCTGGAGTGGATCTTCAAGCGCTGCGGCAGAGAGAGGGAAGACGAGGCGGCCAAGAAGAGCATCATCGGCTGGCTGCCAGAAAATGGCGCCATCAACACCAAAGGTCTGGGCAGCAAGGTGGACATGGGCGCCCTGTTCGATGTGCCAAAGCCGTTCTGGCAGAACGAGACCAAGGAGCTGAGAGCCTACTTCACTCAGCAGGTTGGAGCTGATCTGCCAGCTCAGGTGGAGGCTGAGCTGAAGGCGCTGGAGGACAGAGTGCAcagttgaaaacctgccgacaggAAGCTGATCCAGAAGCAACAATGCAACAGTTACCTTTTGGACACTGCTACACGTTAATGCTGCAACACTTGAAATGGTGCTGAGTCGGTGGTATGACGGAGGTATGACTCTCAATATGAAGGTTAATTTTTTGAGAGTGAAGTTTATGTCACTACCGCCATCCACTCACAACTCCCAGCATGCTGCTGGAGTACAATCAACATGGCCTCACAGTGCCTTTGAGACGTTTAACAATCCAGTGTCCAGGCTGCTCGTGTTTACAGGCTGAAGCCCAAAGAGCTTTTTCTTTTAGCCAGAGTTCTGACACAGCACATACAGTtggaacatttttattttttaaaagctttgaaattGTGAATTTTAACACCAACTTCCCTTTATTTTAAACGGAGcttgacatgaaaaaaaaaaacaaaaaacaatgttaTCAGAAGTCCATGAACTACTCAGGACCTTGCAGCAGATTTCCACCGGAGCCGAGCATTACTATGCGTTTCTCAATGATTGTGATTAATCTGCATGATTTCAGCTGATGTTTACACACAATATGTCAAAATGTTGGACCAATAAAAGCCACTGAGATTATCAGGTGTTTTTCAGAAGTTTTTATCCCAGCGCAGTTGATAAAGGTCTTCAAATGTGATTATCCACCAGTGATGCA includes:
- the pck2 gene encoding phosphoenolpyruvate carboxykinase [GTP], mitochondrial isoform X2 — protein: MVKRLPKYENCWLARTDPKDVARVESKTVIVTKSQRDTIPIPAGGAKSQLGNWMSESDWQKARQERFPSCMAGRTMYVIPFSMGPVGSSLSKYGVQVTDSPYVVASMGIMTRMGTPVLKKLSEGVEFVRCQHTLGQPLPLTAPLVNSWPCNPGKVLISHIPDTRQILSFGSGYGGNSLLGKKCFALRIASRIAKDEGWLAEHMLILGITSPQGVKRYVAAAFPSACGKTNLAMMKPSLPGWKVECVGDDIAWMKFDSKGKLRAINPENGFFGVAPGTSVKTNPYAMATIARNTVFTNVGETSDGGVWWEGLDPPAAGVTLTDWHGNAWKPGSSTACAHPNSRFCTPAGQCPIIDPQWESEEGVPIDAIIFGGRRPEGVPLVYESFNWQHGVFVGAAMRSEATAAAEHQGKMIMHDPFAMRPFFGYNFGDYLAHWLSMQSRKAPTHLPKIFHVNWFRKNPATGAFLWPGFGENARVLEWIFKRCGREREDEAAKKSIIGWLPENGAINTKGLGSKVDMGALFDVPKPFWQNETKELRAYFTQQVGADLPAQVEAELKALEDRVHS
- the pck2 gene encoding phosphoenolpyruvate carboxykinase [GTP], mitochondrial isoform X1; amino-acid sequence: MSCLLLGVIRRQGGVGASVGVRSLASIPSLPPAVADFVKGAVDECKPANVHVVTGTPEETANILAGLERDGMVKRLPKYENCWLARTDPKDVARVESKTVIVTKSQRDTIPIPAGGAKSQLGNWMSESDWQKARQERFPSCMAGRTMYVIPFSMGPVGSSLSKYGVQVTDSPYVVASMGIMTRMGTPVLKKLSEGVEFVRCQHTLGQPLPLTAPLVNSWPCNPGKVLISHIPDTRQILSFGSGYGGNSLLGKKCFALRIASRIAKDEGWLAEHMLILGITSPQGVKRYVAAAFPSACGKTNLAMMKPSLPGWKVECVGDDIAWMKFDSKGKLRAINPENGFFGVAPGTSVKTNPYAMATIARNTVFTNVGETSDGGVWWEGLDPPAAGVTLTDWHGNAWKPGSSTACAHPNSRFCTPAGQCPIIDPQWESEEGVPIDAIIFGGRRPEGVPLVYESFNWQHGVFVGAAMRSEATAAAEHQGKMIMHDPFAMRPFFGYNFGDYLAHWLSMQSRKAPTHLPKIFHVNWFRKNPATGAFLWPGFGENARVLEWIFKRCGREREDEAAKKSIIGWLPENGAINTKGLGSKVDMGALFDVPKPFWQNETKELRAYFTQQVGADLPAQVEAELKALEDRVHS